The Manihot esculenta cultivar AM560-2 chromosome 17, M.esculenta_v8, whole genome shotgun sequence genome contains the following window.
GCCTGGTTCTTTCAGCCCATTTTTCAGGCCTTTTCATTGAACTCCATCGAAaaagcacaaaaaaaaaaaaaattgcgcGTTGGACTGTGAATAGATCTCTAACTTCTTGTCACCCTTCTGATATAATGAAATGAAATATAATGTTCAGCGAGGAAGAATAATACATTTCCTCTAGCAGATAAAATATCAAGAACATCAAGTTTTTTTAAACGAACTTTTAGAAGCTACTTGTCGTACAACTGAATATGAGAATGAGAATATATACCAAGAGAATTGCCGGGTAACCATGACCATCTAATTTATACTAAATCAATTTTGCGTATGATTactggggagatattaagacaCCAAAGCACTTCCTTAGAACCACAGGTTTCAGTTGTTTCaacctaaaaataaaaatcttactAATGGAATAAAGTAACAAATGTTGATCATAGcaaccccaaaaaaaaaaatccagagCAACTTTAAAAGTAAAGATAACAACAAATATCAAATCTGACAAATCTAAAGATCTGCAAATGAACGCAATATCCAAAAACAAAAATGACGAAGTCTACAAAGTTGAAATCCGGTAGTAGACAAAGTTTCACCTCTCTGCACCTCCATCAGGCAATAGAGTTTACATGAATAAGTTGGGCCTGGTTGCCTTGTATGTGGTCTTGAGCTTTCTAGTTGGTGGTCTAACCTTCTTAAACACCAATGGGAACTTGATCTTGGAGTTGTGGAACTGCTTGGTGCTCTCCCTCTTGCATAGCTTCGCAGGAATAGTGGCAGTCTTGATAATTTGAATGCAAGGGAACCTGACTCTATGGCGAGAAGCCATCTCATTGTACATTTGCTCAACAGCACCATTGAGAGTTGTATCACGATACTCCTTGTACATGTTGTGGTAACCTGTTCGGCTTTGGTAACGAAGCCAAATGCCATAGTTCTTGATCTTGGTTGGATTTTTCTCAAAGATCTACAAGCAAATTCATGCATAACATCAATGAaacagaaaggaaaagaaagaacatAAATCACCAAATACAAAACTTAAATGCTACATTAGCAGTAAAGAGATGAAAATGAAAAGGGAAATTCAACTAATGGCCTCCATTAGCCATGCAATTGAAGTAGACTAATATAAAAACATGTAGCAGCGCAATGTGCTCCTTaaggaatgaagaaaagcttcACAAGAGACAAGAAAAAACCACCAGTCATATTTTCCAAGAGAACACGTCAAATGCAGACACCAAATAATGAAGCATACCATACCAGTTCAACTTTAATTTCTTTCAAGCTCAATAATATAATTCCAGTAATTTTGGCAGGAAAATATGAGTTCTCCCCAAATTCAGCTTCATAAAATAGCAAAAAACTTATATTCAAGTAATTTCTTTAATGCTGTTCAGTGTCCTTTGAATGGATaagaaataaactaaaataaagaGAGAATGTAGTTTCTCCAATGTTTCTTGAAAGCACTCTGGAATAGCTGAGGAAAATATGAGAGAAGCAACAGAAGCTATATTGCTTCAAGGGAAGCAGTTAAGCAGGAACAAGTCATACATTCACATTGACCAGATAATGAAGATGGATTGCCTAAAACATGAAACTTTTCATCAAATTCAGTTACCAATTTtccaattgcattaagacttctcagtgtcttttaatttaaatggatAAGAAATTCAATAACTTGACGAGCAAATGTAGTTGCTCCGGTGTTCCCCCAAAGAAGCATGAAATAGCTTAGGAGAAATATGAAAAGAGCAACACACTTTATATTGCTTCAAGGGAACGAGTCGGATGGGAATGAGTCATATCCACACAGACCAGATAATGAAGCATCCCAGACAGattaattctatattttttgATGCCTAAACTGCTATATGCCTAAAACAATAGTTTCTTCCTCCATATTCTTTTTGTCAAATTCTTCCTCCATATTCAGTTCCAAAAAATTGCACAAGACACATCAGAGAGACTTCAATAAGCCTGTACATTTCCTTCTGACTGGATATCGAATGGACTAAAATGAAGAGCAAAAATAGTGGCCAAGTGTTCCCCCAAAAGCTAATCAGATTTATTGCTTTAAGAGAAGAAATCATGTGGGAATGAGTCATCCCCTGACAAGTAATGAAGAATCCAAATTATTTAAGACAATAAATCCTTAAAAGTTTATGCATATAACTTCCATGCATTACACGCATTGTTTTAGTGCCAATATCAAGAAAATGTTAAATAAAGGCAATCATGGCTATGTCTGCACAGTATCATTGAAAAACATCACAATTTTCATTGCATAATCTCATTAATTTTTGGACAGCAAAAGACCTTGTTCAATGCATAACATGTTTACAGACCAAAAATCAAAGTATAAAAATCATACAATCTGTTCACTATTGTTGCAAGGATTAGAGTATATGCAAAATTTCCAACAATTATCCCCAAAATAATGCATTCCATTAATGAATGGACATTTCATTATACCTCATTGATAGCTAGAACTTGACCATTGCTTTTCTTGACCTTCTTCAGCTTCCTGAGGAAGTACCTGTCAAAATGAATACATATAAATAACAAATTCCACCAAAATATCCAATAGATACGAAACTGAGAAAAATAAGATCTAGTCATATCTCACCAGAACTTGGACTTTGCCCGAACCTCATTTGTGGCCCACAGCTTCATGCGATAAATTTTTGGGTGCTCATCTGTGTCGGTGGGCAACCCTCTTCCAACAACCTGGTACTGGTGAAACTGCAACccacaaaaaagaaaagaggacaAAGTCATATTTATGGAAAATGAAAAACTCAATTACAAGCAATCACACTGTCAATTGCTCATAAAACATGGTGTCGAATTTCAAAGAAAGTAAATAAACACAATAGCAAAACAATAATCCTGTCAAATTTTTTCACTACTTCAAATACATTATACCACCgaaactaaaatttcaaatccCTTAGTCCGTAAATCTAAGGAAATTTAAGGAATATCAATCAATCGTATAATCGAACAAGCAAAATAAGAAGACAAATGTATTATCCAAATCAACAAAATCAACTTAATTGATAATTAAAAGGTATAAAATCCAAAAATCTCAAAAGCATAAGCAGCTCAAAACACTGGAGATAGTCTAGTTGCTTGGAAAtccaagaaaaaaagaaaaaaaatgatttaGACAGAATAACAAACACGTATCAAGCAAAAATAATTCTCACAAAAAAAATGGAGATGAATTAAGAATTGAGAAGGCACAATACAAACAACACACGAAGAACTCGCGAGCCGGATTAGTTAACAGATAAGAGAAGTGAGGCTACATTCGAACTTACCCTGTGAGTAACCATTTTCGAGGGAAGAGAAGAAATCGTGTAGATCTCTGGGTTGCAGTTCCCGTCTCTCGTTGTAGGAGAAGCAGCAGTATAGGATTTTGTTCGATTTATATATGTCGCACAAGCGAGGTGGAAAACCTAGTCGTACAAGATTATGATAGAGTGACAGGGGGGCTTTACAAGAGATGTTAAAGGCCAATTAGAAAGCCACACGTGATCATATCCCTTATGAagttaacttttaaattaaattaaactaaatattacattttcaaaaaaaataataaattaaatatttgtgtATAATTTTgaacttgtttattttaatatttgggATGTGTCTATgactttaaatattatatttcatttacAATTAGAtataaacaaatattttttattttttatgttatataaaacatatttgtataataattttttgtttgattccataaacataaaatttgatgatctgagatccagagaaatagggttttacaaaggATTCTGTAAAACTAGAAAAagtttagacctagaggagagtatttctccttttatatgtctccttttgtctgctagtgacgtgctaaCATAATGTATATCATTggtccacctgtccctgctacgttgatacggacgtatgagggaatcagatctctgctccatgcgtaacggcctctgattctttcaGGACGCGCATGTGGGTAGATCCACATGAGGGACATGCGGATCTACTTCCTAGTTCCGGGTCGGGCCAGAGGATGAGGTAAGGGCCGAGCCCATCGAGGATCGGCTGGTCCAGTTGGAAGGGTCGGGCTGGCCTTGGAGAGGGGGAGCTGGACTTAGTGCGAGTCGTGAGGTTCGAGGGCTTCGGGATGATGGGCCCGCATCGTGGGCTGGATCCCAGACCGGGGTGTGAtgagcccagcggtcatcaattgcccctttacccttTCGTCAGTTATTAGGCGACTGAcgagggggtaaatatcgagagTAATAATGACCGCACCGCTCCAGGACAAAACCTTGCAGAGCGACTTTTCACCTCATTACTGTTTTGCATTTCAAATTCTTTCTGCCTTCTTGCAACCTTTGCTCTCTCTTCTGTCTTCTCTGCGATTTACCTACATCGTCCTTCTTCCTCAGCCGTTTCCAAGGTACGCTCTTTTCTTTGTTATTCTATGGGGAAACCAAAGCTTCCTGACGTTCTTAACGTTGAGTCTAATATCACCCCGTCCATTCTGAAAAATTTCTTTTCTCGGGAGTATTTAGATACCCCCTTTTTCGCATCCGTGCCCCTTATCCA
Protein-coding sequences here:
- the LOC110605267 gene encoding 60S ribosomal protein L18a → MVTHRFHQYQVVGRGLPTDTDEHPKIYRMKLWATNEVRAKSKFWYFLRKLKKVKKSNGQVLAINEIFEKNPTKIKNYGIWLRYQSRTGYHNMYKEYRDTTLNGAVEQMYNEMASRHRVRFPCIQIIKTATIPAKLCKRESTKQFHNSKIKFPLVFKKVRPPTRKLKTTYKATRPNLFM